The Coccidioides posadasii str. Silveira chromosome 3, complete sequence genome contains a region encoding:
- a CDS encoding uncharacterized protein (EggNog:ENOG410YB1D~TransMembrane:3 (n9-20c29/30o39-63i83-104o124-148i)): MARIGLIYVTGTLSTVFSLLSTVANGIFAKAICRELPDLGGLQVASVTGCALSCGVQGVLIIICRQRIRKGIRLRRKLEARLFIILGLILFLMAMVVAMALGFSSTRLGDIESTEQQKEVRRLFSLWCPLWGVTAFLQAVCFGALLYLDRKISRQEPNWHFPCTNRVKTRAPTRLDDDKTEILRHSTEQRQSLHDPRIHKKASSESSTLSKARLSRLSEDLESGPETLNERENRASLDSQTWVRRFSRRVPGLHDELVKLDSTHPSTTSFHRHSRSQSRSRSRDQSPDSLFERPIISDCRSIRAPSPALSVASSRRNTDAGEHNIHPLFRSDSPSAPPLAMPGTTVTASPLAGHTISMHTLRQIRSRSSLSRPRSRSLLVPYEEDEEAQERREADLHGIRRPSPIGHPRIYGCGLDGGSRTSLQDYGSRRHHGRSGRRGSSMPPCR, translated from the coding sequence ATGGCAAGGATAGGACTGATATATGTTACCGGTACCCTATCCACCGTATTCAGTCTTTTATCCACGGTAGCAAATGGCATCTTCGCGAAAGCGATATGTCGAGAACTGCCGGATCTGGGGGGTCTTCAGGTTGCCAGTGTAACGGGCTGCGCGCTGAGCTGCGGGGTTCAAGGAGTTTTGATCATCATATGCCGACAGCGAATCAGGAAGGGTATCCGCCTTAGGAGAAAGCTGGAAGCCCGGCTGTTCATCATACTAGGGCTTATCCTCTTTTTAATGGCTATGGTTGTAGCGATGGCTCTCGGATTTAGCTCGACACGGCTTGGGGATATTGAAAGTACAGAGCAGCAAAAAGAAGTTCGAAGGCTATTTTCGCTTTGGTGTCCCCTTTGGGGAGTGACAGCTTTCTTACAGGCTGTGTGCTTTGGGGCTTTGTTATATTTGGACCGAAAAATCAGTCGACAAGAGCCGAATTGGCATTTCCCTTGCACCAATAGGGTGAAAACAAGGGCTCCCACAAGGTTAGATGACGATAAGACCGAAATTTTGCGCCACTCAACCGAGCAGCGCCAGTCCTTGCACGACCCCCGAATTCATAAGAAGGCGAGCTCAGAATCATCGACGTTATCGAAAGCTAGACTATCTCGCCTATCCGAGGACTTGGAGTCCGGCCCCGAGACGTTAAATGAAAGGGAAAATCGAGCATCTCTCGATTCTCAGACTTGGGTCCGAAGATTTTCGCGGCGCGTCCCCGGTCTTCATGACGAGCTGGTGAAGCTTGACTCCACTCATCCGTCGACGACAAGCTTCCATCGTCATTCGCGAAGCCAGTCCCGGAGCCGTTCTCGAGACCAGTCCCCAGACTCCCTTTTCGAACGTCCCATTATATCGGACTGCAGGAGCATCAGAGCACCCTCACCGGCCTTGAGTGTCGCGAGCTCTCGGCGCAACACCGACGCAGGCGAACATAATATCCATCCCCTATTCCGCTCCGACAGCCCATCTGCCCCTCCACTGGCCATGCCCGGAACAACGGTTACCGCCTCCCCGCTCGCGGGTCACACGATCTCAATGCATACATTACGCCAGATACGATCACGATCGTCGCTCTCCCGGCCAAGATCGCGAAGTCTACTTGTTCCCTACGAAGAAGACGAGGAAGCGCAAGAGAGGCGGGAGGCTGATTTACACGGAATAAGACGCCCGTCGCCGATCGGACATCCACGGATATATGGATGTGGCTTGGATGGTGGCAGTCGAACTAGCCTCCAGGATTACGGGAGCAGGAGACACCACGGGAGATCGGGAAGGCGTGGAAGCTCCATGCCACCTTGCCGGTGA
- a CDS encoding uncharacterized protein (EggNog:ENOG410Q55I), translated as MNTADMPVMSRFSLLDQRRLFLELAEQCLVSLRDTNNAKSTQPHLLGLPLELLWEVTRHLPPASAKMLAYTCHKFYHLSYTWLKNIEFFPVERFETLCLLERDQIIRTFACRGCLTDHPETMFPPDELRQQPFLRWCVSTIPIFPLCPNHSLSFRDAQQTNKMLRQSLPYSNHGWTSREACCFPRDTGSGVVIDHHFVVSRDRPGMGILTIVNICDVMEGEGLPDRNHIEECLASHSDIRICPHLPLNDPRITDIYNRDVLDCKDAEPRNYNRSAELFQDAEAREVVYCEEENCESFTHWYYGQGYPYQDEGNGSLQLLAFRHLGVLEDPWDPSWLAHTPLTGCNQERGGLMEE; from the coding sequence ATGAATACTGCGGATATGCCAGTTATGTCGCGCTTCTCTCTTTTAGACCAACGCCGCCTCTTCCTCGAATTGGCCGAGCAGTGCCTAGTGTCACTGAGAGACACCAACAATGCTAAATCAACGCAACCCCATCTCCTAGGCCTCCCATTAGAGCTCCTCTGGGAAGTTACACGGCATCTTCCGCCCGCCAGTGCGAAAATGCTCGCATATACATGCCATAAGTTTTATCACTTGAGCTACACCTGGCTGAAAAACATCGAATTCTTCCCGGTAGAGCGCTTTGAGACACTTTGCCTGCTTGAGAGAGACCAGATCATCCGTACATTTGCCTGTCGAGGTTGTTTAACGGACCATCCGGAAACTATGTTCCCGCCGGACGAATTGCGACAGCAGCCATTCTTGCGGTGGTGCGTTTCGACAATACCAATATTCCCTCTTTGTCCCAACCACTCTCTGAGCTTCCGGGATGCGCAACAGACGAACAAGATGTTACGCCAATCGCTTCCGTATTCCAATCATGGCTGGACATCCAGAGAGGCGTGCTGTTTCCCACGAGACACTGGTTCCGGTGTAGTCATTGATCATCACTTTGTTGTCTCGCGTGACAGACCCGGCATGGGAATTCTAACCATCGTCAATATCTGCGACGTTATGGAGGGTGAGGGTCTTCCGGATCGAAATCACATTGAAGAGTGCTTGGCTAGCCACAGCGATATCCGGATTTGCCCGCATCTGCCGCTGAACGATCCTAGGATCACCGATATATACAATAGAGATGTGCTTGATTGCAAAGATGCCGAACCCAGAAACTATAACCGTAGTGCCGAATTATTCCAAGATGCGGAGGCCCGCGAGGTTGTCTATTGTGAGGAAGAAAACTGCGAGAGTTTCACGCATTGGTATTATGGCCAGGGTTATCCTTATCAGGATGAAGGCAATGGGTCACTCCAACTTTTGGCATTTCGACATCTTGGAGTTTTGGAGGATCCGTGGGATCCGAGTTGGTTGGCTCATACGCCACTCACAGGATGCAATCAGGAGAGGGGCGGGCTAATGGAAGAATAG
- a CDS encoding uncharacterized protein (EggNog:ENOG410PHWC~COG:E), with translation MVQITPFAVEQWMDKYETWAKYNIAETCSASISIDDLRSFSEDPSRNPLSTSTKLTYGAIRGSEELRSNLAKLYSTGNSTTTVSPENILITSGAIQANFLLLYTLVQPGDHVICHYPTYQQLYSVPESLGAEVSLWKTSGDDGWQLDLKELKDLVRPNTKMIIVKLVLRAPVLFRSIGGYDC, from the exons ATGGTCCAAATCACTCCTTTCGCCGTAGAGCAA TGGATGGACAAATACGAAACATGGGCAAAATACAACATCGCAGAAACATGCAGCGCATCAATCTCCATCGATGATCTCCGTTCATTTTCAGAAGACCCGTCGCGGAATCCGCTCTCGACATCTACAAAGTTAACATACGGGGCGATCCGTGGGTCGGAGGAGCTACGCTCGAATCTGGCTAAACTATACTCTACGGGCAACTCAACGACAACGGTGTCGCCTGAGAACATTCTGATTACGTCGGGAGCAATCCAGGCAAATTTCTTACTACTCTATACGCTTGTTCAGCCTGGGGATCATGTTATATGCCACTATCCCACGTATCAGCAGCTGTATTCGGTGCCAGAGTCGCTAGGCGCAGAGGTTAGTCTGTGGAAGACGAGCGGCGATGATGGATGGCAACTTGACCTCAAGGAATTGAAAGACCTAGTTCGGCCTAATACGAAGATGATCATTGTGAAGTTGGTACTCCGTGCTCCCGTTTTATTTCGCTCCATCGGAGGATACGATTGCTAA
- a CDS encoding uncharacterized protein (EggNog:ENOG410PHWC~COG:E) has protein sequence MFVLCDEVYRPLFHTLDKSEWPPSLLSLGYERSIVTGSMSKAFALAGIRVGWIASVSKAIIEDCASARDYTTISVSQVDDRIAAFALESPHVEKLLDRNLNLAKKNLAILKDFIDEHQDVCEWVVPRAGTTAFVRFSRDGKPIDDATFCHVLQEKRGVMFVPGGKCFGEEFKGYVRIGYVSETEVLQAGLCELRAFLRTEFANVPLA, from the coding sequence ATGTTTGTCCTCTGCGACGAGGTCTATCGGCCGCTGTTCCACACCTTGGACAAAAGTGAATGGCCGCCTTCCCTGCTCTCCTTGGGCTACGAGCGGTCCATTGTCACGGGATCCATGTCCAAGGCCTTCGCGCTAGCCGGAATTCGGGTTGGATGGATTGCGAGCGTAAGCAAGGCTATCATCGAAGATTGCGCAAGCGCGCGAGACTATACCACAATTTCCGTGAGCCAGGTGGATGACCGGATTGCCGCATTTGCCCTGGAGTCTCCTCATGTAGAGAAGCTTTTGGATCGAAATCTCAATCtagcaaagaaaaatctgGCTATACTGAAAGATTTCATAGATGAGCATCAAGATGTGTGCGAGTGGGTGGTGCCTCGGGCTGGCACTACCGCGTTCGTGAGGTTCTCGAGGGATGGGAAACCAATCGACGACGCCACGTTCTGCCATGTGCTCCAGGAGAAAAGGGGTGTCATGTTCGTGCCGGGCGGTAAATGTTTTGGCGAAGAGTTTAAAGGATATGTTCGGATTGGATATGTGTCAGAAACGGAAGTGCTGCAAGCTGGTCTCTGTGAGCTTCGGGCTTTCTTGAGAACTGAATTCGCGAATGTGCCTTTAGCATAG